GTAACTTCACACAGGTGCTCAGTGCCCTGTGAACATGGCTGTCAGGGTGAGATCAGCTAGGGCCATCAAATGGACTGCCTGAAGGAGGTGTCCCCTTCATGGTGGCCTTAGGATTACCAGTTAATGGGCAGAAGTCATGCAATCTTCGGCAGTAAAAAGCACCTAGCACTGAGATGGGCAAATATGAGGACAGCTGCCTGGGGCTATACTTGCCTTGGGCTTTGCACACCTTCCTCCTAACAATGCATCTGGCAGTCTTACACCCTTACCTGTGCCTAATACACACACCTCTCTGTGAACAATATGCCTAGCAACCCCTTAACAACCCaggaccccacctgcactcatcTACACCTGCACTGAGCTATATGTTTATCTGATTTTAACAATGGAAGTAAGCTGCTCCCCTTGGCAGCTCCTTAGTAATGTCCCATTTCTATTCAAAACATTCTAAAACAAACATGGGAACGAAAGACAATGAGCCAATCTGGCCTAGACTGGTTCCAGATGTACGTATAAGACAAACTGTTATCTGAGAGAACTTTTAGGAGAATCTGTGATTTGACTCGTGCCTATTTATCTTATGCTTAGGCATGATTGGATGTACATAttattaaaatcagatgcatgATGATGGAAAAAGACAGGTGTATCGAGCAGAGGTTTGCATAATCTAAGACCATCTGTCAAAATAGAGAACCACCATAATACACCCCTTAGCAACCGAACTCTCGCTCCCCTTGAACCCCAGAAAAGAAGGCCCCAACAATTGTCACACTACTTGAGTCCCCTCACTCATGTGGTCCACCGTAACAAAGTTTCAGTGCTACTTTTGCCATCTGTTTAAGCATTTGCTTCAATTCCTTGAATAAGAagccaaaaaagcaaacaaacaaaacaaacctggaGGCCCCCAGGCTGGACCTAGACCACCAACACCACCATTGTAGGGGGGGTGATAGTCTACCAGTCATCACGTGGGTCAAAAAGGTTAAATCAGATTCAGAGGGAGGAAAACCAAATCATATTCTCAGTGGCCAGCATGTCACAGAATACAgtcatgttgtggaatatttaactaggcaaagatgagttacatttgtttatgctgcatctgTTTAATTATCAAAAAATGaattgcatctgtttcaccttgcctgcctaaggcacctgattggtctaataaaaagctgaatggccaatagtcagacagagaaaggacaggcggggctgacaggcagagagaaaaaggaagaggagaaatctgggcTCAGTtggaaaaagaacagagaagaagaaaggctgaATGAGGGAGATGcaggggccagaagccaggcagccgccagacagacagacaaaggaagcagtgaaagaaagtaagacatacaggaggaaacaaaggcaaaaagtCCAACgcaaaaggtagataaacaggttaatttaagttacgcTAGGAGGATGGTGGCTCAAAAAGGGCTGTTGAGTAGTGAGCCTAAGCGAGGCCGAGCAGTCAAAACTAATAAAGTCTCTGTGTCAGGATTTGGGAGCTGCTTGGTGGCCTAAGAGAAAAAGCCTGGTAGAGTCATATTTAACCCACCACACTCAGGGGGTCCATAGACTCAGCCTTTGACTTGAACACAGCAGAAGACTTCAGCAAAGCCTAAGAGCAGCAGAGTTGTGTTCTTAcacccagagacaggaagagctgCATGCAGGATGCTCGCCTTGGCAACCCCAGTCTCTGCAGCAACTCTTCCATGGTGGCTGCCGCTTACAGCTCAGAGTCATCATACATTGGTTAAGATGCCAGTGAAGAAAAGACTGGCCCCTCATACCTGATCGCTGCCACCTTTGAGCTTTCTTGAGTATTGGGTTCTGCCGGGAGTattaaatggtgctgggaaacCATCAAGTGCAACCTAAAACTTCATCCAGTCTGATTATTCATGGGAGCAGAGTAGAAGGCCTTCAGCTTGGAGCtcgaacaaagaaaacaaagctggGGGAACGATTGCATCTTCCCGGGTTTCTTTGAATGGCCCTCCAAGGTCCTGACACCAAAGGCACCAGAAAAAGTGTTGATTTTCTGCCTATCCAGACCAAGAACAAGGCGTTCTGGGAAGCTCCAACACACGTGATGGTGGTGATGTGCCAAATAGCTTGGCCATTGTTCTAGGGCCACATCAGAACACGGTGTGTGCCTCAGCTCAGGGATGGGAGCAATGGTTGTCCTGCACTCATCCCTTCATCCTACTGTGGCTTGAGATGCAATCGTGGTCCTGTCAAGATACACAGTGAACTTCTCCTTGCTGGGCTGCTGCATCCCATGTCCAAAACAGAGAGCATAGCACAAGCATCAGGCAGGCACTCAGCAGGATGGCTCCAGGTCACCACCTGGCCCCCCAACCCCTACCCCTCTGCTTGTCAAGTGTTCCTGATAATTAAAACCCAAAGGAGAAATGGAAGGTGGAAGAGGGAATCCCTGGACATTTAAGAAGAGTACTTAAATATCACAGCAAATGAAGTGAGAGACATCCAGGCCGGAGTAGCCTAAACTGATTCCCAAGCATCGATGACCAGAAATGACCATGAGAACAGGTCACCCCAATCTACAGCAAACACATTCCCGTGAAAGTACGTGGAGAATATGCAAAGACAGACAAAGGTCTGATTCCTTTGGGACAAAAATCAGGAAGaataaggtttcaaaagcctgtttGAAAATCAGACAAAGGGCCTACATAATCAAGCACAGAAAGCGGGAAGCAGGCGATTCAGCCATGGGAAAGCAGCCCCACCCATCTGTATCATAGACAGAACCCTGCATTAAATGGCATCACCATCCTTTTCCACTTCCAGTTTGATAACTCAGGACCTGATAACTCAGGGGAAGGCCCTGGGGAAGGCAGAGTGCTGTCAGGACATCAGAGGACTTTACAAAGCTCATCTTTGAGAAGGAAAATTATTATCACATTCTACACACACATTCCTTTTATCCTGGAAATCTCATTCCTAAGAACTTAGCTTCCAGGTATTGCTGCCTGGTGGGAAGGATGTTCAGCACAGTGCCGGTTGGTGTATCATGAGAATGCTAAGACATTTTCAACAAGCATCAAGGATGCTTTCTAAGAAAATGGTGACATACTGAAACAAATCGAACAATGTGTTTCTGGTGCACTGTTTTTGTAAGACACAATAGAACTGGAATTGATACTGGTAAAACCTATCGGCAAATACTTGACTTTCCCTTTAAATGGTGATGCCTGGCATTTGAAGGCTGGACTTGGTAGTTCTAGTCTGATGAGCAAAATATCGTAGAAGTCATGTtctgttttttagacagggtcttgtatACTGCCAGCTGGACTCCAACTTGGTATatagtggaggatgaccttgactttcttttctctgtctccacctcccacctcTATTTATGTGGTGCCAGGGGTCAAATCCCAGGCTTTGAGCATGCGGGGCAGATATTCCACTAACTGAGCTACAACCTCAGCCACGACACTCTGAAACTTTTGAAATGAAACCATAAAAGGCATATGGCTTTTTCTTTGGTGTTCCTTGGATTCCTGTTGTAAGGACGGCCACAAACCAGGTGGGAAGATGAGAACACAGCCCAACAGTCTCCCACATGGTGAGGAGTTGAACCTCCCACCAAAAAGCAAGTGAGTCAGCCATCTCGGGAGGAGGTGCCCTGCCTCCATCAATCCTTCACCTCGAGCCAGCATCCTGACTTCGACCCATCCAAGCTGCTCCAAAATTCCTGTATCGGAGTAACTCTAAACAATAAATGTTTAAGCTTGAGGATTCTAAGTCTTGGCATAATCCTACAAAACAATTAATAACAAATCCACTGAGGGGACTTGCGTCCAAGTTTGCTATGCACAGATGCCTCTAAAAGACCTTTAGTGGCTATCTCTAGGGAGACAAGCTGGAAAACGCATACTCAAAGGTGGAAGAGTACTTGCTTTTCATTGTGGCATACATGTTACATTCATTTCTCCCTTAGGCTAATTTTTATCCTTTCAAAAGAATGCagagccgggtattggtggcgcacgcctttaatcccagcactcgggaggcagaggcaggtggatctctgtgagttcaaggccagcctggtctctagagtaagtgccaggataggttccaaagctacacagagaaacactgtctcaaaaaaaacaaacaacaacaacaaaaaagaatgtagaGCCCATTCATGGAAGAGCCACATAGACTACATACACCTCCTGTTCTGATTTGAATATGAACATATTTaacctgtgttttattttgactctatTGAAATCAAAGCTATGGGCTTTGTACAGAAAATGTGTTTCTAACACTACATACGATGCTTAGGTCTTATATAATCCCTGCTCACTCTGGTGGAACCTAGGGTCCTTTATTCCCCACAGCCTACTCCCTTTTCTCCGTATAAACCACACCCCAGCTTTGTGCAGGTGGCAACATGTCTACCTCAGGCACCAACCTGGAGTTAGTGTCCCTAGAGGTCAGCAAACTTTTTCTTAAAGAGCCcaacagtaaatattttaggctttgaGTTCTACAGAGTCTCCATCACAACTACTCAGCTCTGACGGCACCAAGTAAAAGAGATCCTAAACAGGTAATTTGGGGACAATCAGAACTGGCTCTGAAAACTTCTATGGGTACTGATGAAATCTGAATTTAACTACTTCTCAAGGTCCTAAAATATTCTTCTTCCTTTGATATTTTCGACCACTTAGAAATGAATAGCTAGTCTTGGATTTCAAGTGAACAGATACTGAACCAACCTGTCTCCTCACCTCCCTGTGCCTGGGAGAGATATGGAAGGGACAGGGCCATTAGCCACCTCTAGCCAACAGAGCAGAGGGGAAATCCACTTCCAGGTAAAAGGGTTCAGGAGTGGGCCTGAGGAGACCTGTGTCAGACCTCCCTGGTGAAGGCCTGATGCAGGTGGCAAAGCGAGAAGAGACACAGAGTGTCAGACTGCTCTTGTTGATGCTGCCAACTGCTGCACCCTATTTCTTGCATAAGGACAAACAGAAGCTGCTTTAGCCCCTTGTAACTGTAACTGACTGAATACATGTCTTCTGGCGCCCTTCTCAACATCAGTCACCACAGGTTAGTGCTGCTTGGAAGAAAAGCTTTGCTGGATAGATGCAGCTGCTCAAATGTAGGCCAGCCACTTTAGAAAGACTTGAAGAGCTTGTACTGAAGATTAGCAGGTCTCCTGTTTTCTGCGGGGCAGAAAGCAAAATGCTTGTGTCTAACTAAAAGGTAGACCTTTAGTAGAGACAGCGGCATCTTCAGGTCCTGCTGCTATACACGCCTGCACCTCACCCTCCAAGCTTGTGCCTCCTTCCACTCACACCAGCATTCACTGGGTGTCATCGTGTGTTTTGTGAAGAAAGCAACAACCACTGTGTCTTTCACACATCAGCTTCCAAGCTAACGAGATACTGCATCTGTGTAACTTGGTGGTTATCGCTCCTGATAGAGATACTCCCTCTGCATCACTTGCTGAGTAGCATCGGCCCTCCGTGGAAATAAGCTCTGAGAGGACAAGAACCTTCGTGGTCTCGATTTTTTGCTACAGTATCAATATGAACCCCAAAATTCAAATGCTCAAAACTTGGTCTCCAAATTCACATATTGGTCTCTTTGGAGGTGGCAACTTTAGGAAATGGTTAGGATTATGATGTCACTAGGGTGAGGTACTCATGACAACATTGATCAAGTAGAGACAGTAGCTAGACCTGCAGTCTCATCTAATGACACCTCTGTCATGTTGAGACCCAACCATCCAGAAGCAAATGCCATGCTCTTGATCCCATCCTTCAGAACCATGAACCAAATAAACTTCTCTGCTTTATAAACAACACAGCATCCAGTATTTTGTTATGGTAACTTCAGGTCTATCATTTATAGCATCTAAAACACGCCCCCAATGTGCTCTGATTCTAACCCAGTGTCCAAATACAGTACTTGGTGTATTTCAAGATAACAGATTATCCTGAAACCCAGTATATTACCTGCCCCAAAACGTTAACCAGAATCTGGGGTTTTACATGGTCCTTCAAGTCTTAGGTCTTATCTGTGTATCCAAAATGCAAGGGTAAAAGACTTAAAGGATCTACTTGTTTCAGATGCCCCCAGAGATAGGGCAGCCGAGCATGCCACACTGAGAAATTCTGGCTGTGTGAAATCTGGGCCCTAAGAGACCTCAAGTGAGGAGGAGGGGCTTGTGCTGAAGAGCAGGAGACACAACTGCTCCCATAAGGCTCAGTGACAGCGGCTGTGGCATGTGAGCACAGGGTGGGGCAGAGAAACAGATGCCTCAACGCCAAGTCCCAGCATCCATAGCCCTACAGCCAAGATGTCCCCAGAGAGAATTTCTCTTCCAACGGACATGGGGCTGGGATTGTGGGGACCTAGGATTGTGTATAGAACTTGCTTCTCACTTTCAGTCACCTTGAAACCATCAACCTGTCACAGGGACTGAATGAGGAACATGAGGTTGGAGGGTAGAAACAAGTAGGCCCTATCTCTTTCAGATTAGGGAGGGGTGTGGCTACCCATCTCCTCCACCCCACCGCAGTGTGgcatatacaatacacacactGTGTCCAGTTGTgggaaagaagcaaaaaaaatcacacatccTCCTTATCACTCTGCTAAGCAACACTGCTGATTTCATGTGTGCCATTTTCAAAGCAATTTTAGAAGATAATCAGAAAACAAAGAGTGGAAAGATAAAGTTGTAGGGGTACTTTGCTGCTCTTTCTCCTTGAGTGAGGACACATAGTGCACACACTATGTTGGGAAAATAACATCTCCTCCCAGAGGTTCCCTAGAGAACCTAAACTCCACACAACAGGTCTCAGCATGTTCTCTCCAGGCAGAATATCCACAGGGAGCAACAGCCTGCTGGTCAACCAGTAGTCTCTAAGAAGCAGGTCCTGGTATATTGCCATCCAGCTGTGTAGTGTTGTAGTGTTTAATGGTCTTTTAATTAGCTTATTTATTTGGGGCACCTCTAATGACATAGCCCAAAGCTACATCTTCCTTGAGTTTTAATTTACTTTCATCAAATTtcagttttactttttctttttttctgatggtCCAGGCAAGCCAACAGACAGTTACACCTATATGTTCTAGTTAAATGTGAATTGTGGAAAATACAGCTTGAGAATCCTTAGACTCTGGCCCAGGGTCATTCAGTAGTCATAAGGAGGATTTTGATGTCATGTAAGACATGTCAGAAAAGCCCTATCTCAGACTCCCCCAGCCCTAACCCTTCTCACAAGCTGGATTTCAAACAGTGTTGTGAACCAGACTTCCCTGATCATTAAACCACCGAGGATATTTAGTTTGTTGATTGTTGCCCCCCTCCACACCCCCCCCAGTTCGTGCTCTCATGAAGTCCTCTCCTAGTcctgagagaagaagaaaaagagctctcttaataaatatatttaggaAATCACCCTATAGTTTGGTGACCTAGTTAACtcttctctaaagaaaaaaaagactagcAATTAATGATTAGCCGTTAATTTGACACACAAAAACTCAAGGGAGTCTTCCTTGAACATGATGCACATAGCCATAGCTGCTGAACAAGAATATATCCTTGTACAttgacagaataaaataaataacaagttaTTAACATGATAACTCTCATAATGATGAGCAATACAGTCTACCAGACGGACAAAATCATAAGCTGACTTAAAGCTATGGTtatcattcatacaacaaggacaatgttcaacgatgttcatagcagcactatttgtaatagccagaaactggaagcagcctagatgcccctcaaccgaagaatggatagagaaaatgtggtacatttacacaatggagtactactcagcagaaaaaaacaatggaatcttgaaatttgcaggaaaatggatggaactagaagaaaccattctgagcgaggtaacccaatcacaaaaagacaaacatggtatgtactcactcatatgtggattttagacatagagtaaaggattaccagcctacaatccacactgccagagaaactagtaaacaaggaggaccctaaaagagacaaactttgtcccctggagaaggggaaagggtcaccatcccctgagcaaattgagagcatgggaagaggggggagggagctacgagaatgagaagggaagaagaggaaggatgcagaggtcatgagggagcagaaaggttgagtcaggtgtagattagaagaaaggatatgtgataggtagggttttagttggggggtggtaggggaggaaggggaaaagggaactgggattgtcatgtaaaacaatcttgtttctaattcaagttttaaaaaatgatgaaaaaaaagcTATGGTTATCACTAGTCCATGGCATTTCGATAACTTCTAGTGCATATTATaataaattgtttctaaataaatgtatatataataatagataaaatattgtagccaatatatatatttatttattaagaagtAAGAAAAACAGTAAAAGGGAAAAGGCCATGGACAGAATGCAAAGTGCAGTTCTGGAAACAATATTGCTGTAGCCAAAAGCCAGACTTCAAACATCTTCAGGAGCTCAACAGGTCAGCTGGGCCCCAGGAAAACCACCCTGAGCAAGTGACTTAACTCCCTGACGAAGCTGGTCAGCCTGTTGCTGAGAACTGGAGTCCACCGGCAAGGAGGCCTGGGAAGAAGATAAACAAGCCCGAACTGGTAACAAATGTAATTCTGACCCAACTCCAGGGTTTTTCCATACAATGTGGCAAATCTAGAAGACAGGGTgacaaggtttttgttgttgttgctttgggtGTCTTTGTTGCTTTGGgtttctttgttccttctttgTTTGTCAGGGGGAGTGATTAGTAGATCAGCAGAAACCAAGACACCTTATCAAAATAAGGCAGATCTTAAGTGACCCTCAGAAGCTACCCGACCTCAGTGTTGGGAGATCTATTTGTTTTCTTAGAGAAGAGTAAAGACAAACAGAGAGTTTGGAGTCAGCCAACCCATATCGTATGGGCATCCACGATGGGCCAGCTCCCTCAGTGCAGCCCTGACCTTTGTCTATACCAACCACAATATCCACAAAGATACATTGTTTGAGTTTTCATAACATTCTAATCCCTAGCAAATGAAAATTCAATGCCTAGAGGGAATTTCCCTTAAAAATGGCAGGAGTGGAATGCACCATGTCAAAGAAAGGAGGcacaaagagagaaaaggcagCAGTGAGCACACTCTCTGACACTATGCTAAGGCAGAGCCTTGCACAGCTCCAAAGGCTTTACACATCTATCCCTGAGACTCCGTAATAACCTCCCAGGGTAGGCGCCATGTTATTGTGAAATTGAACAATCAGTATTAAGAAAGTGACAAAGCCAGGATTCGATGCAGACCCAGTGGCCAGCTCCTCATTCAAAGCCTCgtcatgtgcatgcctgcagtCTGCACTAGAAATGTAATGTTGCATTCAGTCTGTCCAGGGAAGAGGACAGGAAGATGCAGGGAGTCCCCTGCATGCAGGTGACAACCAAGTGAAGGCAAGGGCAGAGCACTTTTCGGGGACTCCACTCGAGCAGAGGGTGCAATGGGCGCCAGTTTTCAAGGCTGGCAGGACCAGGACGGTGTTTCTCCTCTAGTGCATAATACTTTCCTACAGCCAGGATTGCAGTGCCGGTGGTGACATGGACCCCCCACAATGCTAAGGGAAggccagagagaaaggagggagaaacaaAGGGCTTGAGCCTGGGCCAGGAAGTTGGGCCATAAACAGATTAAAGAGGGTCAGACAATGAAACAGAGGAACTAGTAAGAGCCTTGGTTTGCTTCATAACTGCAACCCATGCAGGTTGGCTGGAATCACACAGCCATGTGATCAGAGCAATGCAAAATTTCCCCCATGTGAAATGGACTGGAATCACCCAGCTCATGCACTCCAGTCCCTgcaggaccagcctgggctgggcCTTCACATGTTGGACCCCATCACTTTTCACACTCTCCCGGGGCTTTAAAACAGCACTGGGAGTGGGGAAGCATCTCACTGTTTAGAGACACAGGCCGATCCTAGCCTTCAAGACACTTGGTTAAACCCTGGTGTTGATCTCCtgggaacatttttctttttacttattaaaATCTCAGCCAAGGAGGTTTAAGCAGAAGTGGCTCCTGTAAGCCTGAAAGCATTTCTGAAGGATTAGGGTTCTACATGAAACACATTCTTCATCTTATTATCTCCGGCTTCCTGGGGTCTCAGCAAACGTCCCaagaaggactttttttttttttttaaacaaagctttCGGTGTGAGCCACTGCTGGACtttgtccacttttttttttctgaagcctTGTAAAAATTGCCTGTTTACACTCAAAACTTCCTCCTCGTGCATCTACAGActctttcaaaaatgaaatcGTGGCTTTCTTTCTGACTAGAGAGAGGGCATACTCCACAATGATGTTCAAGTCTCCAGCATCGTTAATTCTtccaaagtaaatcttaaaatgtcCAGTAAACAACAGCATAGGAGACTTTCCACAGCGCCCCTCCAAAAGCACGTAATCTGCTCTACCAAAACAAAATGTCTTTTTGCAGCTGAAAATGTTGGGCAACCCTGGGCATCTGGGAGTTAAGTCTGGGGATTCTTACACTGAACTTACCTATTCACATTTTTTCACTTCAGGGATTAAGGGCTCCTTTAGCAGAAATCTTTTGAAGGCCGATAAGGCGAGCCACTTTTTGTTTTCCTCCTAATTCTTTAATAACCTTGGAACTAGAAGGGCCAGTTAGGATGTTCAGGACAAAGGACAATAGGATGTCACTAGTAACACCTCAGACCTGACTTCCAAACACTTCCACCGCGAACACCCGACTCCCAAACCTTACACTGCAGGTGCGTACCGCAGGCTCTTGTGCAGTATCGGGCATGGAACTTGgcacctcacacatgctaggcaaatgctcgaCCACTGAACTGAATCTACTTACTGCCCTAGCTTTTCCGAAATCTTAGCTGTCCCTTCTGGCTGCTGTATGGAAGCGCTTGTGCACGGTTTTGATTCTGCACCGGCCAGATTAGAATGACGGGGTAGTTCTACGCCTGGGGATTCGAGATTTACCTTGACAAACAGGGTGATGTCATGCTCCTGTCCCGGGTCCTCCACCTCGGATGCTGGGCCGTTCTCCCTGCCGTCATTCACTCGCTCCAACTCTTCTCCGCCCTGGGCGCTGGGCTCCTCAGCGAGGTGGTTGCTGAGCTCCACCTGGGACTCCTCCTGCCCGGTGGCTTTGGCCTCCTCTTCATCAGGGCTGCCGTCAGAAGGCTTCTCCTGGATGCCCTCCTCACAGCGTCCCTCCAACCGGGGTTCTGGCCTCGCTTCTTCCTCCCCGGTCTCCTCCTGGAGCCCGCCCTGCTTCCCATTCTCGCCAGCGTCTACCCTCGCCTCCTCCGGAGCAGCTTCTTCCGACCCGTCTTTCCCCGGGGCTCCCGCTTCCCCCGAGGCATCTTCGGCTGGAGCTCCCGCCAGCTCCCCGGGGTCGTGACCCCCGATCTCCGAGGCTGCGACCTCAGTCGCCTCAGCCTGAGGCTGAGGGCTGCTTTCCCCTCCACCCCGGGGCTCGCCCTCTGACCCGTGGGCCTCTCCTGCAGGTGCATCTGTGTCCATGCTCTCCCCTGCAGGGCCCTGGGCTTCCGTAGTGATCTGCGACCCTGGGGCACTGCCCCCCTGCGCTTCCAGACTGGACTCTACCTCCTTCCACGCCTCTGAGGTTGTGGGGTCCTCCGGCTGCTGGCGGTCGTCCTCTGGGACCTCGGGCACCTCGCCCTGCTGGTCTAGCCCGGGGCTCCGCTCTCGCACCGGCTGGGCGCCCGGCTCCTCCTCCGCTCCCGGCAGGAGCCCAGCGCCCTCTGGGTCGCGCTCTGCAGCCTCGGCTTCACCCTGCGCTCCGCTGGCACTCGGAGTCTCTGTCCGCGCTCCCCCGATCCCTCCGTCCTGCCCGctgcctccttcttccttccccgaGGCCGTCGCCTCTGCGCCCGCCCCCTGGTCCGCCGGCGTCTCTGCGGC
This genomic stretch from Cricetulus griseus strain 17A/GY chromosome 4, alternate assembly CriGri-PICRH-1.0, whole genome shotgun sequence harbors:
- the Clic6 gene encoding chloride intracellular channel protein 6: MAEAAEPKEVAQGPQGQPEGARIEGLGEPGAADPEGQAASKGAAETPADQGAGAEATASGKEEGGSGQDGGIGGARTETPSASGAQGEAEAAERDPEGAGLLPGAEEEPGAQPVRERSPGLDQQGEVPEVPEDDRQQPEDPTTSEAWKEVESSLEAQGGSAPGSQITTEAQGPAGESMDTDAPAGEAHGSEGEPRGGGESSPQPQAEATEVAASEIGGHDPGELAGAPAEDASGEAGAPGKDGSEEAAPEEARVDAGENGKQGGLQEETGEEEARPEPRLEGRCEEGIQEKPSDGSPDEEEAKATGQEESQVELSNHLAEEPSAQGGEELERVNDGRENGPASEVEDPGQEHDITLFVKAGYDGESIGNCPFSQRLFMILWLKGVIFNVTTVDLKRKPADLQNLAPGTNPPFMTFDGEVKTDVNKIEEFLEEKLVPPRYPKLGTQHPESNSAGNDVFAKFSAFIKNTRKDANEIYEKNLLRALKKLDSYLNSPLPDEIDAYSTEDVAVSRRKFLDGDELTLADCNLLPKLHIIKIVAKKYRGFEFPSEMTGIWRYLNNAYARDEFTNTCPADREIEHAYSDAAKRMK